The DNA sequence GAAACCGTACCGCTTAAAAAGCTATTCTCAAAATTGTATTTCATTCGAAGACCGCCTTCTAAGGACATATTGCGATTGTCCATACCTTTTAAGTCATTACTATCTTTACTTTTATAGCCTGCCAGTACGGGAAGTAGGATAACTCCAACTTGTAACGTTTTGGTATCGTAAAAGTTATATCCCATATTAATGCCTTCAATAAAAGCGCTTTTGTACGTAAGCTCAATATCAGGCAAGGGTATCGTAACACTTGAAACGCCTTTATAGGGGCTTGTACTGGTTGAGACACCAACACCTACTTGCAAGGAAGGATCATCTGTTGCATATAAATGTGTGAGTAAAACAGATAGCAATAGAATAAGCTTATTTTTCA is a window from the Sulfurospirillum oryzae genome containing:
- a CDS encoding MipA/OmpV family protein; the encoded protein is MKNKLILLLSVLLTHLYATDDPSLQVGVGVSTSTSPYKGVSSVTIPLPDIELTYKSAFIEGINMGYNFYDTKTLQVGVILLPVLAGYKSKDSNDLKGMDNRNMSLEGGLRMKYNFENSFLSGTVSRDVSGTTDGYTINTAYNYTLLETENSGLSLYAGAEYLSDKKSNYYYGVKAKEATFARPSYHADGAINPFIGLTQIFAFSETWSIIANVEYKKFDKTIYKSPIVDDHYQVAGYLSIMYTFLP